The DNA region CCGAGCGAGCCGATCCGGGGCTGTCGGTCGGCAAGGTGGAGCACAAGCTCGGTATCCGGGCGAGCAGCACCTGCGAGATCGTGCTGGAGGACTGCCGGCTGCCCAAGGACCGACTCCTCGGGGAGCGGGGCAAAGGGTTCCACGTCGCGTTGGCGACCCTCGACGGGGGGCGGATCGGGATCGCGGCACAGGCGCTCGGCATCGCGCGTGCGGCGATGGAGGACTCGGTCGCCTACGCCAAAGAGCGCAAGCAGTTTGGCCGTCCGATCGCGGCGTTCCAGGCGACCCAGTGGAAGATCGCGGACATGGCGACGCGCATTCAGGCGGGCCGATTGCTCGCCTACCGCGCGGCCTGGATTCGGGACCAGGGCCGGCGCCATACCCACGAGGCCGCCATGGCCAAGCTGTTTGCGTCCGAGACCGCGATGTGGGCGGCGACGCAGGCCGTGCAGATCTACGGCGGGTATGGGTATATACAAGATTACCCGGTGGAGCGCCACTTCCGGGACGCGAAGATCACCGAGATCTACGAGGGCACATCGGAGGTCCAGCGGTTGGTCATCGCCCGGCACCTGCTCGGCGCATCGGTACGCACGGGCGCGTCGTAACCGGAAGGAACGAGGGCCTCAGCCGAATGACGACACCGGCCGCCGAAGGAGGAGCACGCTGATGGAGATCGTCGTGTGCGTGAAGCACGTCCCGGACACCGAGGCGGCGATTCGGATCCGACCGGACGGTCACGGGATCGACGAGAGCGGCCTCCCATTCGTCATGAATTACTACGACGAGCACGGGGTGGAAGAGGCGCTGCGGATCAAGGAACGCCTCGGCGGCACCGTCACCCTGATCAGCGCGGGCCCCCCACGGGCCGCTCAAGCGCTGCGCGCGGGGCTGGCGATGGGTGCCGACGCGGCGATCCACCTCGAGGATGCCGCGCTGGAAGGGGCCGACCACGTCGGCGTGGCCAGAGCCCTCGCGGCCGCGATCGGCGCGCAGACATGCGACCTCGTCATCTGCGGTAAGCTGTCAACCGACGACAACGCGGCCGTCGTGGGGCCGGCGCTCGCGGAGTTCCTCGGTTTTCCCCAAGCGACGGCGGTCACGAAGCTCGAACTGGGCGAGGGCGCGGCAACCGCCCATCGTGAGGTGGAGGGGGCGATCGAGGTGCTGCGCGTGGCCCTGCCGGCGGTGATCAGCGTGGAGCGCAGCATCAACGAACCCCGGTATCCGTCGCTTCCCGGGATCATGAAGGCCAAGCGGACGCCCATCACCACCAAGACGCTGGGGGATTTGGGGCTGACGCTCGCCGAGGTCGGCGCGGCGGCGGCCCGCTCCGAGGTGCTGGGGTACGCGTCCCCCCCGAAGCGTCAGGCGGGGCGCGTGCTGGAGGGCGAGCCGGCCGAAGTGGTCCAAGAGCTGGTGCGCCTCCTCCGCGAAGAAGCCAAGGTCCTGTAGCCCGGGGTGCCAGGATGAGCCGCGACGTCTGGGTGCTTGCCGAGTACGCCGGTGATCGCCCGCGCAAGATCACCTACGAGCTCTTGGGGAAGGCCACCGAGCTCGCGCAGACGCTGGGCGGCCAGGTCGTCGCCGTGGTCCTGGGGGCTGGGATCCTGGACTCGGCGGGCAACCTCGGCGCGTACGGGGCGGACGTCGTTCGCGCCGCCGACGATCCGTTGCTCCGGGAGTACACGACGGATGCCTACGCCGCGGTGCTCGAACCCCTGCTGTCGGTGGAGCAACCCTTCCTCCTCTTGATCGGCAGCACCGCCGCGGGTCGCGATCTGGCTCCGCGGCTGGCCGCGCGGTGCGACGCCGGGATCATCACGGACTGCGGGACGATCGAGGTGGTTGACGAGCAGATTGAAGTGACCCGCCCGGTGATGACCCGGAAGGCGATCGCCCGGGTGGCGTTTCGGGGGGAAAGCCTCCGGATCGCGGTCGTGCTGCCCAACGTCTTCACGCCCCCGCAGACGGATGCCGCGCACCTGGCCGAAGTCCTCCCGGTCTCGGTCACGCTGGATCCGGCATCGATCCGCACTCAGGTGCTGGAGGTCAAGGCGATCGCGCGGGAGACGCTGCCGCTCACCGAGGCGGATATCATCGTGTCGGGCGGGCGGGGGCTCCGGGGTCCCGAGAATTTTGGACTCCTCCAGGCACTCGCGCGGGCCCTGGGGGCGGCGGTGGGCTCGAGCCGGCCGCCGGTCGACTCCGGGTGGGTCCCCCACGATTACGAGATCGGCCAGACGGGCAAAACCGTCAACCCACAACTATACATCGCCTGCGGGATTTCCGGGGCCCCGCAGCACTTGGCCGGCATGTCCGGAGCGCGGTACATCGTCGCGATCAACAAAGACCCGCAGGCGCCGATTTTCGGGGTGGCCTCCTACGGCGTGGTGGGGGACCTCTTTCTCGTCGTGCCATTGCTGACCGAAGCGGTGCAGCGGCTCCGCGGCACCCCTCATGGATGACGTCACGCGCAAGCGCATCGCGGCGGCCCGGAAGCGGTGGGAAGAGACGATCCTGCGCGCGAGCTTAGCCCGCCAGCAAGAACGGAGTGAGCACTTTACGACCTTGTCTGACCTCGACGTCGCCCGTGTCTACGGTCCCGAGGACACCGGCGACCAGGACCCCGACCGAGCCCTGGGACTCCCCGGCGACTACCCCTTCACCCGCGGGATCCACCCGACGATGTACCGAGGACGGCTCTGGACGATGCGGATGTTTGCCGGGTACGGCGCGGCCGAGGACACGAACGCCCGGTTTCACTACCTGCTGGGGCAGGGCCAGACCGGGCTCTCGGTCGCCTTCGACATGCCGACCCTGATGGGCTACGACTCCGATCACCCGCGGGCCATGGGGGAGGTGGGTCGGGAGGGGGTGGCGATCGACACCGTCGACGACATGGACGTGCTGCTCCACGACATCCCGCTCGACCGGGTCACCACTTCGATGACGATCAACGCCCCCGCGAACGTGCTCCTGGCGATGTACGTGGCCGTTGCCGAGGCGCGGGGGATCAGCCCCCGCATGATCGGGGGGACGATCCAGAACGACATGCTCAAGGAGTTTATCGCCCAAAAGGAGTGGATCGTCCCGCCGCGGCCGAGCCTGAAGCTGATCCAGGACATTCTCGTGTACGCCACCCGCGAGACCCCGCAGTGGAACACGATCAGCATCAGCGGCTATCACATCCGAGAGGCGGGCGCCACCGCTATCCAGGAACTCGCCTTCACCCTGGCCGACGGGATCGCCTACGTCCAGGCGGGCTGCGAGGCGGGTCTGGACGTCGACGCCTTCGCCCCTCGCCTTTCCTTCTTCTTCGACATCCACAACGATTTCTTTGAGGAGATCGCGAAGCTGCGGGCCGCTCGGCGGATGTGGGCCCGATTCATGCGCGAGCGGTTTCACGCCAAGGCCCCCCGCTCCTGGATGCTCCGCACGCACGCCCAGACCGCGGGGGTGACCCTCACCGCTCAGCAGCCGCTGAACAACGTGGTGCGCACAACGCTCCAGGCCCTCGCCGCCGTCCTCGGCGGCTGCCAGTCCCTGCACACCAACTCGATGGATGAAACCTACGCCCTGCCGACGGAAGAGGCCGTGACGCTGGCCCTCCGGACCCAGCAGGTGATCGCGCACGAGATCGGGGTGGCGGACACCGTGGACCCGCTGGGAGGGGCGTATTTCATCGAGCACCTCACCGGCCGCATGGAAGCGGAGGCGGAGGCGTATATCCAGCGGATCGACGGGATGGGCGGGATGCTCGCAGCGATCGAGCGTGGGTACCCGATGCGGGAGATCGCCGATGCCAGTTACCGATACCAGCAGGAGTTTGAACGCAAGGAACGGATCGTGGTGGGGGTGAACGAGTTCGCCACCCCCGAGGAGCGTCGGATCCCCCTCCTGAAGATCGATCCGGCCGTGGAGCGTCTGCAGGTGGAGCGGTTGACGCACGTCCGTTCGACCCGAGATCAACGCGAGGCGCGCCGGACGCTGGACGCGCTCCGCCGGGTGACCGAGCAGGGCGGGAACACGATGCCCGCGATCGTCGAGGCGGTGAAGGCCCGGGTGACGCTCGGAGAGATCTGTGATGTCTTCCGCGAGGTCTACGGGGAGTACCGCGAGTCCGCGATCCTCTGACCCTCCTGCGCTGGTCCCCCGGGCCCGGCCGGGCGTAGAAGCTGGAACCCCTTACCGAAATTGTGCGGCGCCTGCGGCTTCCCCGTCCGCTGGCGGACGAGTGCCGCCAGAATTCTCTGCGCGAGGCTGCGGCTTGGCCGAGCCTGGCCGTTGACGATCTGGTTAAAGTGCGCGGCGCTCACCCCGACCTTCATCGCAAATGCCGACTGGCTCATGTGCCACTCCCGACACCAGCGTTTCAACAGATCACCTAGGTCATTGGGAGGTTCGACGTGATTTCGCATCGGGCGCGCCTCGCTCGCTGAGTGAACTCTTTCCCCCGAATGATAGGGACGCAGCCGCCCCCCCGCTATGAACACTTTCACAGACGCGTTCCGGCAGCAGGGTACACTCATGGAGGCGATGACCCGCTGACGCCGGAAGGCGCAGGGCGCGGTGCGGATCATCTTAACCACCGAAGGCAAACATACATTCGATCCTCCTTTGGGATCGATCATAGTCAAAAGGAGGATTATCGAATCCCCAATAGAATGACGCCATTCCTTTCTCACCAAACACAGCTTCGCCGAATGCACGTGGGGTTGCTCGAGCATATTGCGCGCTCGATGTGAGGAGGTGGGTTCCATGTGGGGGGGTCTCTCCGATAGTGCTCGCATGATCTGCGCAGTCGTGTGTGCCCTGTTGGTATCGACCGCGCCGTGGATGCCTGGGGAAGCGTTGACGGCGCCGGCTAAGGTGACGGCGATCACGGGGAGCCAAATCGGCGACGAAACCGCGATCACCATCGTCGCAACGCAGCCGGTGCGCTACCGGTTGCGCAACGTACGGTCAGATTGGATTGTCATCGATATTCCGGGAACACAGCTGGGTCGGCCGGCCGGGCAAGTGCCGGTTGTCCGCGGTCTCGTGAAGCGAGTCAGGGTTGGGCAGTTCATGCCCGATATCGTCCGGGTGGTAGTGGAGTTGATCCAACCGGCCGAGTTCCATCTCGCCACTACCTCTAATCGGCAAGCGATCGTCGTGGGCATTCCGTTGGACATCGGTGGGCATTTGGTGGCCCGCGCCCAGGCCGTTGGGTACCAGACCGTCGTCACCCAAACCGATGCCGTAGCGATTGGACCGGAGAACATGACTCCGCAGGGGACGGCGGGACCCGCGAAAACGACGAGCGCTCCCACCACCGGCACGGAGGCCGTAAGCTCCCAGGGGCTGGCGGGACCGGTGAGGACGACCAGCGCCGCTCCCACGGGCGCGGAGGCCGCGAGCCCCCAGGGGCCGGTGGCGTCCGTGAAGACGGTCAGCCCCTCTACCGTGGGGACGGGGACCCCGAACTCCCCGGCGCCCGCCGCGTCGGTAAAGTCGACCAGCCCCTCCACGGCGGGGACGGAGGCCGTGACCCCTCAGGGGCCGACGGCACCCGTGAAGACGGTCAGCCCCTCTACCGTGGGGACGGGGACCCCGAGTTCCCCGGCGCCCGCCGCGCCGGTGAAGACGACCAGCCCCTCCACGGCGGGGACGGAGGCCGTGACCCCTCAGGGGCCGACGGCACCCGTGAAGACGGTCAGCCCCTCTACCGTGGGGACGGGGACCCCGAGTTCCCCGGGGCCCGCCGCGCCGGTGAAAACGACCGGTGCCTCCACGGCGGGGACGGTGGCGGCGACCCCCCAGGGACCGGTGGGACCTGAGAAGACGACTGGCCAGTCCGCCGGAGCCGTGGGGACCCCGAGCTCTCAGGCGCCGCCATCTGGAAAAACCGTGAGCGCCCCATCCGTGAACTCCGCGGCCACGGGACCGCAGACGCCTTTGGCTGCGCCGAAGGGGGTGACAAATCCCCAAGCAAAAATTCGGGATGTCACGCCCGGCCGCTATATCGGACCCGCAAGGTTGGGGATGAACGTCCAAGATCTTGTCGCCGCCATCGGGCCGAGCGCGAGTACCGATCATCTCCCCGACGGCACCACCGTCTATCGCTGGTTCAAGGCGCCAAAAAATGCGGGGATTGGCGTGCGCGTATCGGCGGACGGGATCATCTACCGGGTTTGGATCCTCAATGATGCTGGCTACGCCACCACCCAGCGACTCCACGCGGGCAGCACGGAAGCCGAGATACGGGCCGCGTTGGGTGAGCCGTCGCAGTCGTTCATCAATACGGACCAGAAACTCAAGACGTTGACGTACGGGGCGCTCGGGATCTGGTTTAGCATTCAACTTGACGACCGGTATCTCTTTTACAACACCGCATTCGAAATCGGGGTCATGCAGCCCCGATAACCGCAGGGGGAGATCGCGCGCAGGACTGGCGCGTGGTGGCTCCACAGGATACAGTAGAAGGAGGTGCGGTTTCAGTTAAGCGAGGGCGGTCATGGACTACGCGCAAGTGTTTGGCGATACGATCGCACAATTGAGGGCGGACGGGCGCTATCGGATTTTCGCCGACCTCGAGCGGGTGCGCGGGGGCTTCCCACGCGCGGTCTGGCACAGCCCGGAAGGCCCGGTGGAAGTCACGGTGTGGTGCTCCAATGACTACCTCGGGATGGGCCAGCACCCCGCGGTCCTCGAGGCCATGGCCGAGGCCCTCCAGCGTTGTGGTGCGGGCGCGGGGGGAACGCGAAACATTTCCGGCACCAGCCACTATCACGTGCTTTTGGAGCGCGAGATTGCGAGCCTCCACGGCAAAGACGCCGCGTTGTTATTTTCCTCCGGCTACAACGCGAACGAAGCGGCCATCAGCGCGATCGCCCGGTTGCTCCCGGGCTGCGCGATTTTCTCCGACCAACACAACCACGCCTCGATGATTGAGGGGATCCGTCACGGCGCCGCCGAGAAGCGGATCTTCAAACACAACGATCCAGAAGACCTTGATCGCCTCCTCGGTTCGACCGGTCCCGCGCGGGCTAAACTCGTGTGCTTCGAATCCGTGTACTCGATGGACGGGGATATCGCGCCGATCCGCGAGATCTGCGCCGTCGCCGAGCGCCACGGGGCGATGACCTATCTCGACGAGGTCCACGCGGTGGGGCTCTACGGTCCGCACGGAGCAGGGGTTGCCGAGCGCGACGACGTGCAGCATCGCATCACCGTCATTCAAGGCACCCTAGCCAAGGGGTTTGGGGTCGCCGGGGGGTACATTGCCGGCCCCGCGGGGTTGGTGGATTGCGTCAGAAGCATTGCGCCGGGATTCATTTTCACCACTGCGATTCCGCCCGTCATTGCGGCCGGCGCGTTGGCGAGCGTGCGGCATCTCAGGCGCAGCCACGTGGAGCGTGAGCGGCACCAGGCCCGCGTCGCGTGGCTGAAGGGCCTTCTCAGGCGTGCCAGACTGCCCGCCGTGGAGACGGCGAGCCACATCGTGCCGGTCACGGTGGGCGATGCGGTGTTGTGCAAGCACGCGTCGGATGAACTTCTTGCGCGGCACCGCATCTACATCCAACCGATCAATTACCCTACGGTGCCCCGGGGGACCGAACGGCTACGGATCACCCCCACGCCGCTGCACGACGATCACGAGGCGGAGCGGCTCGTTGCCGCGCTCCAAGACGTATGGACGCGTCTGCGGCTTCCCCGTCCGCCCCTCGTCCATTCGGAAGGGCGGAGCGGATGACCCCTCGGGGAACGGAGGCCTTCCACGGAATCTTTCCGTACTTGGTGTCTCCGCTCGACGAGCACGGGCGGGTGCGGACACGAGTCCTTCACGATCTCGTCGAGCACCTGATCGAGGAGGGTGTCCACGGATTGAGTCCACTCGGAAGCACGGGGGAATTTCCATACCTCACCCCGGAGCAGCGGGTCGAGGTCGTGCGCACGGTGGTGGGTACGGCCGGTGGGCGGGTCCCGGTAGTGCCGGGGGTGGCCGCCCACGCCACGGGCGACGCCATCCAGCAAATCCGGGTCATGCTGGAATGCGGAGTCGACGGGATCATCCTCATTCTGCAAAGCTATTTTCCGTTGAGCCGGTCCGCGGTGGAGGGCTTCTACGCCGATGTCGCCCAGGCGGTCCCGTGCCCGATCGTCCTCTACTCCAATCCCCGCTACCTGGGAGTGGATTTGACGCCCGATCAGATCGGCGCCCTCAGCGAGATCCCCAACATCAAATACGCCAAGGACGCCTCGGGGGAGACCGGCCGCATCCTCTCGATTCTCGCGCGGGTGGGGGATCGGCTCAGGGTGTTCAGCGCCTCCGCGCACATCCCGCTGCTCGTCATGCAACTCGGCGGGGTGGGGTGGATGGCCGGCCCGGCGTGTTTAGTCCCGCGGGCATCCGTCGCTCTGTACCGCCTGGCGGTGGAGGGTCGTTGGTCGGAAGGGCTCGAACTCCAACGGCGGCTGTGGACGATCAACGAACTCTTCCAGAAATACTCGCTGGCCGCGTGCGTCAAGGCCGGCCTTCAGGTGCAGGGGTTTGATGTGGGGGACCCGATCGCTCCGCAGTCCCGGCTCCCCGCGGCGGGCCATGATGAGATCCGCCAGGCGCTGCGGGTGATTGCCGGCGACACCTTTCTGCGGACGATCGTGAATCGCGGGTAGACGGAGGCTTAGATCTCGGGGGGAGTCCTTCCGGCCATCCGCATCCGCAGAAACACCTGGGCCCGGTGATGGACGGTGTGCTCCCGCGCATACCAGAGGACGTGGTGGACGCTTTCACCCCCAAATGGGGTCTCGAGGGTCTTGGAAAGATCGGCAACCTCGAGCGACCCGAGGATTGTTCCGGTCGCCGCCTGAATCGCCTCGAGGACCTCAACCAGCGCGGCGGCGGTGGGGAAGTGCGGTCCCACCTGCTTCGCGACCTGGGACACCTCTAACTTCCAGCCGTCCCCCGGAAGCCGACCGTGGGAGGGGGTCCTCCGACCTCCGACGCACTGGCCCACGAGAAAATCTTCGGTCATGACGGTGTGTAGGATCAGGTCGTGAATCGTGGGCAACCCGGGGCTTGGGGCAACGGCCAGGTCCGCGTCGGGGAGGGTGCTGACCGCGCGCTTCAGCACGGTGTTCACCTGTTTCCAAAACGGGACGATGTCCGAAATCGTTACCTCCGGCTTGTCCCAGTGAGCGGCCGGTGTCTGTCCCATCACCGGGCGCGGCCATATCTTGGGGGGGCGGTGTCCCAACATCCTGATCCGCGTGATGATTTGAGCGCGATGGTGTTGATCGTGCTCGACCAGATGCCAGAGGATCCACCGCAGTGTGTTGTCCTCACCCCAGGTCGACCGCCGCTTGAGGCAGAGATCGGCCGCGTCGAGCTCGGCCATGAACGCGTCGACCGGGACGTGCGCGGTCCGAAGGCCCTCGACGATCGATTGCACCGATGGGAAACGCCGCCGCCGCTCCTCACGCTTCTGCTCGTCGGTGAACCGGGTCCAGTCGTCGGGGCGCCACTCCCCGTATGGCCTTCCTTCGATGCCGCCGTACCACCAATATTCCTCAACCGTGATCGCGTGCCGCAACATCTCGCCAACAGGTTGGAGGCCGGGCGCCGGCCGAAACTCCAGCTCCTCATCTGACAGGACGCCGGCCAGCTCGGTCAAGAGGTGTCGATTATCTGCCCAGTACGGGAAGAGCTCCGCCGCCTTCACACGATCCTCCTTAAAGTAGCGGTCCCCTCCGCTGTTGGCCGATGCCCCCATCCCTTCCCGGGTGCGCCGGCGGGATCCTCTCCTGCCCTCGATCGGGGGCGCTCGCTCCCAGTGGGTGGTAATGACGGGTGCTTGAATCGAACGTATGTTCGTATTATGATATGGCCATGAACCTGACCCGTGAACTCGTCGAGACCGAGGTCAAAACGGTTCTCAATCGGGTGACGGGGATGCCGTTCCGCTGGTCAATTAACCCGTACAGGGGATGCTCGCATGCATGCCCCTTCTGCTACGCGAGGCGGACCCACTGGTTCATCGAAGAGGATGGCGTCAATCAGTGGTCGTCCAAGATCTTCGTCAAGGTCAACGCCCCGGACGTCCTGCGGCGTGAACTTAACCGACCGAGCTGGAAGCGGGAGGAGGTGGCCGTGGGCACGGCGACCGACCCCTATCAGGCGATCGAGAGCCAGTACCGTCTCACCAGGGCGATTCTCGAGGCGCTGCGGGACTTCCGCACCCCGGTCGGCATCATCACCCGGTCTCCCCTCATCCTGCGGGATATCGATCTGTTGACCGCGATGGCTCGGCTGGCCGACGTCAGGGTTTGCATCAGCGTGGCCACGACCGACGCGGGGCTGGCCCGGCAGATCGAGCCCACGGTGGCCTCGCCCGCTCGACGCTTGAGCGCCGTCCACGCCCTCGCCTCGCGCGGGATCCGGACGGGGGTCTTGCTCGCGCCGATCCTTCCGGGTCTCACCGATGGGCGCGAGAGTCTCGCCGGCGTGATCCGGGCCGCCCGCGATGCGGGCGCCGCGTTCGTCGGGCACGGCGTGCTCCACTTGGGCGAGGTGACGAAGGACGCGTTTGTCCGGTTCCTCAGCCAGCGCTACCCGGCGCTGCTGCCCCTCTACCGGCGGTTGTACCCCCGACGGTACGCGCCGGCAGGATACCAGCGGCGGGTGGCGCAGGTGGTCGCGGCTGAGAAAGCGCGGGTACGCCTGCTGGAGTCCCGCCATCTCCACCCCCCGGCGGCCGCCCGGCAGCTCGGGTTGTTCTGATCTTACCGAGCGGCCGCGGCGATCGCCGCCAGCCCGAATGCGGTGATGATCGCCCCCGAAACCCGATTCACCCACCGCATCCCCTTTTGGTCGAATCGAACCCGGAGCAGACTCGTCAAGCCGCTCAGCACGGCCCACCACACGGCAGACCCCAAGAACACCCCCACGACCAACAAGACGGCGGTCCGGTAGCCGCCGCCGGTCGTCCCGAGTCCCAGTCCTGCGAAGACCGCGGCGAAACTCAGGATCGTCATGGGGTTTGTCAGGGTCAAGAATAAGGTCGAGGTGTAGGCGGCGAGCAGGCGCGGATCGACGACTCCGGCCGCCGGCTGGGTCGCCGGTCGCGCCACAAAGGTCCTAGAGCCGAGGAAGATCAGAAAGGCCCCGCCCACCACGCGCAACCAGAGTTGGTGACCGACGAGGAACGCCGCGATCGAGGTCAACCCGAACGCGGCAACCAGCCCGTAGGTCCCGTCCGCCGTGGCCGCGCCCAGGCCAGAGACAAACCCGACGACGCGACCCTCGGCCAGTGTTCGACGAATGCAGAGCATGCCGATCGGCCCGACGGGCGCCGCAATTGAGAAGCCGATGACAAGCCCGCGGGAAAAGAAACTGAGCTCCACACAAGTGCTCCTTTGGGTCGTTTCGTTGACAGCATAGCACGGCTGAAGTCACACGGACGGCGGCCGCGCGCGGTCGAAGCAAGCGATCGCGATCTCGGAGGCGTTCGACCCGCCCCTCCGCCTGGACGCCCCCGGATGGCATGCGGGCCGCACATCGGGGGTGACGACGACGTGCGCGGGATGAGGGGCCGGCCGGAGAGGACATCGCCGGAAGATTGGACCATCGCGCTCGGTCGCATAAAATCGGGTCCACGGCTTGCCCCAACCACAGAACTTTGTGATAATGGCCTCGATGGCAGTGGCCAAGATCAGAATCCTGATTGCCAAGCCCGGCCTCGACGGGCATGACCGAGGGGCCAAGGTGGTGGCGCGCGCGCTGCGCGACGCCGGTTATGAGGTCATATACACGGGCCTCCACCAGACTCCTGACATGATCGCCACCGCTGCCATCCAGGAGGATGTGGACGCCATCGGGCTCAGCATCCTGTCGGGCGCGCACAACGTCTTGCTGCCCCGGTTGATGGTGCTCCTGCGGGAGCAGGGGGTGACGGATATTCAGGTGTTTGCGGGCGGTATCATCCCGGACGAAGACCTCGCGGGATTGCAGTCGGCCGGGATCGCCGCGGTGTTCACCCCCGGCACCTCGCTCGAACAGATCGTGACT from bacterium includes:
- a CDS encoding LysE family transporter — encoded protein: MELSFFSRGLVIGFSIAAPVGPIGMLCIRRTLAEGRVVGFVSGLGAATADGTYGLVAAFGLTSIAAFLVGHQLWLRVVGGAFLIFLGSRTFVARPATQPAAGVVDPRLLAAYTSTLFLTLTNPMTILSFAAVFAGLGLGTTGGGYRTAVLLVVGVFLGSAVWWAVLSGLTSLLRVRFDQKGMRWVNRVSGAIITAFGLAAIAAAAR
- a CDS encoding cobalamin B12-binding domain-containing protein, which encodes MAVAKIRILIAKPGLDGHDRGAKVVARALRDAGYEVIYTGLHQTPDMIATAAIQEDVDAIGLSILSGAHNVLLPRLMVLLREQGVTDIQVFAGGIIPDEDLAGLQSAGIAAVFTPGTSLEQIVTWVREHVKPRGVTA
- a CDS encoding radical SAM protein yields the protein MNLTRELVETEVKTVLNRVTGMPFRWSINPYRGCSHACPFCYARRTHWFIEEDGVNQWSSKIFVKVNAPDVLRRELNRPSWKREEVAVGTATDPYQAIESQYRLTRAILEALRDFRTPVGIITRSPLILRDIDLLTAMARLADVRVCISVATTDAGLARQIEPTVASPARRLSAVHALASRGIRTGVLLAPILPGLTDGRESLAGVIRAARDAGAAFVGHGVLHLGEVTKDAFVRFLSQRYPALLPLYRRLYPRRYAPAGYQRRVAQVVAAEKARVRLLESRHLHPPAAARQLGLF